From Amaranthus tricolor cultivar Red isolate AtriRed21 chromosome 4, ASM2621246v1, whole genome shotgun sequence:
ttggcaCTCTAGTATGGAACTTTTTTGCAACTGGGGAGAAAATTCTGGACTGAAAGGGTGATTAAAAGAAACAAGTATAGGCCTTTGCCGAGCCTACAATCATCGAAGATAATTATCATCTTTAAAGGGGACGGATGGCATGTTCGATCTCTcaaaaatggaaaataatatAGCAAGGACGTGAACATGGATTTGGCGACATTAGGTACTCTTCGACCCTTGGTGAACATTAGAGCAAGTCTTGGTATGAATAACAATGATCTGTATATGTTATATTTCAACCTTAGTGTTCTAAGAAATTTTTGAGGAAGATGTTGCCTCATCTaaactttaataaaaatttattcattgaagTCCTTTTCTCTGTTCGCACAGTACGAAACTAGGAGAAAGGAAAAATATGTTAGGAGCCTGGAGCTGCCTGTATACACGTAGAAATAATTGATATGAAcatacattttatatttttacaaaatgcaattcatttttctttaaatgtattcttttcctcaaaattcAACTACTATATGGAGACCGAAGGATGAAGTGATCTCGAACGTAACAAAGGAACGGAGGAGATGAAAGCCGTTGTCTTTCCATAGCCCTTGATGACGAAAGCTTGTATAAGACAGATTTACAATGAGTAAATAGTTAGAAGATGAGGTTAAAACAAAGAACTGCACCCAAACCCTAACGAAATAAGTTGAGGAGAGCAAATACTTTCTCTTTTTTGATGACAAATCTTGAATGAGGGTGACTTACAATTAGCCATTCAGAGAATAGTGTTAGTCTGTGACCATCCgtactttgtttattttgagtATGACCTTATTTCTCGAGGTGTAACTTTCAATTAATCTCTCGCAATAACTTACAACGTGAtttgtaagttgcgatttttaagttAAACGTATGTTCTATTCATCTAATTTGTGACTTGAAGCGAGTATAgcctaattttttcttttatatgaatatgattcaTTAATCTACCTCAATTTGCTAACAAATTTCGTAAACCAAACAAGCCCTAGGAAAAGGGTAACACGAACATCTACCCCTGGATGCATATTTACACCCATCCTAGTCTGCAAGTCTGAACAACATGGTTACTACCTGAATGTTGCAGACAATCTCAGGAAAGAAGAATATGTTATCAGAATTACATCACCCCATCACTTATACATACTCTCTCCGTCCCTTTTAGATTGCTATTGATCGTGACATGTTGTGAGGAAATATGTCATTATAAGTAGCAATCTCAAAGGGACAGAGTAGTATATGTAGACATGGcatatattataataaagtaTTGTAATTCATTTTTCCTGCAATATTTATCTCATAATATATGTATGACTTAAGTAATGAAAACTGAGAGCTAAGCGAAATAATGATACTTTATTCAAGGATAAATATCAATCGGAATCGACCTCTTTGTTATTAGTAATAAGGGCAAAGTTGCATATATTCAACCCTTACATCCTACTTAGATGACCGTTATGACTCATACGAGTCGATTAATGGTATTGGGAATGTAATGTATCATGTATGTGCTAACTAGTAAAGATAAAGTGTACATAAGATAGAAATCAACACTATTATTTATTGCTTCAAATATACTTTTAATTACAGAATCTCAATAAATAATCTAAAccaaaattgaaaaaagaatGGCCTGAACAAATTTCCAAAGGGTGTATACCCTACAATTCTAGGGTTGACCCCAAAATACAGAGGGCTTTAAATGCCCATTCTTGAATACAAAATTTAAGAATCTCTCATGAAGTGCAAGACCAAACAGCTGTATGAAAGAAAACAAAACCCTTTACTTTACTGTCCTGTGTTCTTCATTGCTCACATGTTGAATCCTATTACCATTCCATGATTTTGCATCTTCCCATACTTTTTCCTTTTACTGCAGTAAAACCCAGAAATCTACCAGAATCTGCTGTTATTCTGACAGTAAATTTTCTCTCTTCTGCTTCAGATTAGCAATTACTTGGGTTAAGTCCCTAGGATGCACATTCACCTTAAGCCCATATTTCATGAACAATGTAATTGACATCTTTTGCTCAATCTTATGCCCCGGAACTAACGCCAATCGGTGGCGGAGCAACACTGAGGCTGCCACCGATTTCATTTGTAGGTAGGCTAAATCCTTCCCTAGGCAAATTCTCGGCCCAGCATTGAACGCCACGAATTTGAATGGATCATGCGTCATGAACTTTCCTTTTGGAGATATCCATCTTTCGGGCTTAAACTCTAAGCAATTGTCACCCCATGTACTTTGCATTCTCCCCGCCGAGTATATTGAGTAAGAAATTGATGAGCCTGCCGGTACAAATGTACCGTCTGGTAATACATCATCGGATAATGCATACTTTGAATCCTCTGGTACTGACGGATATAGTCGTAGGGTTTCCGATAAGGCTGCCTTGAGGTAAACTAATCGGTCCACCTCAGTGAAATCCAACGGCTGATCCGTCCATTTGGACATATCATCACCACGTGTCTCCATCAAGACGGTGCAGATTTCAAGCAGAATTTTTTCTTCTACTTTTGGATTTTGCATGATCAACCAAAAGAACCAGCTCATTGCTACGGAGGATGTGTCGCGTCCTGCTAGGATGAAATTCAATGCCACGTGTTGAAGGAATTTGTCCGAATAGGATGCATATTCCTTCCTCCTCATGAATCTAGAGAGCAGATCATCATAATCACTTTGCCTATTCATCAATTCTTGCTTACGTGTCTCAATGACATCGGACAAATAAGTGTCTATCTGGACAAGGCTACGGCTCAAGCTCACTTCTAAACCAAGCCGAAGCCATTTCCTAAGCCGCCAAATAATCTCCGGGAAAATGAACCGTTGAAGGGATGCTTCTGTACCCCGATCAAAGGCATTAGCAAATACATTTTCCGGTAGGCCCGGTGCTAATGTGTGCGGGTCCCGGGCGAAAGCCAACCCACAAATGTTATCAAAAGTAAGCCGAAGCATGAGATCTTGCAGATCAACTGGTTCGGCTTGACTTTGAGCCGACTCAAGAATCGGACAAAGTCGAGCATTAATGGATCGGTTAACCCACCGAGCCATCGCTTGACGGAGGGTCCTAGTAGTAAACTCTAAGGCAGCTGTCTTCCTCTGAAAGAGCCACGTGTCACCATCTGAATTAAAGATCCCATATCCAAGTAGATCATGAAACACAGCTTGCCAAGTCGGACCTTTAGGATAATTATCAAACCTGGTTTTGAGTATATGCTCCAAGTTTCTTGGATCACAAGTAACCGTTACTATTTGCTTCCGGGCCAAAAAAGGGATTGCACAAATACAAGTTTGGTACGTGCCACCACACGCGCGAAGATTATCAGCCATCCAATCATGCATTCTTTCAAAATTCTCGATTAAACCAGGTAAACTACCCACCAAAGGCCAGACACGTGGACCTCGTAGCGAACGTGAGATGTATGTAAACCATAACAAATAAGATGTAATTGCACTAAACAATATCAAACCCACATAAACATCCATTATTTAGTGATAATgaagaaatttaatttcttCTCCTAGTGTATAAATTATAATCCTAGTAGGTGAACCAAATGTAGAAGAAAGtagaaaattagggtttacttGAAGTAATTATCTTCCTTTAAAAAAGgcaagattttttttataaaaccacccaatattttcttctttttcccaCTAAACTTCCCACAAAATACTCATCAAAACATGCATGTTCTTCCCTTGAAGCTCAAACCACCATTGTTATACTCCAATACAAGCTTTCTTCTTAGCTTGATAccctaaaaaattaacaaaacaagTACAAGAAAATtaagataaaatgaaaaattattttccaaaatataaaaaatatgagtagagaaaaaaaaaaaggggaagAACAAGCTAAGCTAGTTGAGGACACAAATTAAAAGAGTGAGAAAGATGAGGTTATAAGAGAAGAGggagaaaatatataaaaaaaaaaaaagaagggtaagtaatgaattaaataaaaagacaaGGCAATAAGTATAGCCAGTTGTAGTCCATAAATTCACCTACTTTCTTCCGTTCTTCCTCCTCAGTCCTCCATTTATCTAAAGAGAATTTGATGTATGCTAACTAGCAACGATTTTCCTGCACCCCCATTAATGGAAAAAATAGAGGAGGACCTCAAATAAGACTCACAACTCACTATTATTTATGACTTTGTTGTAGTAAATACTATTGGTTTTTTCATGAGTTTTCTTGTATTTgttaataatgtatatataatgaAGCTTTCAAAAGAAAATAGCGTGAAAAGAAAGCTAGAACCATTGGTTGACTTAGTGTTTGAAGGTTTTTCCAACTATGCCGGTTGTGATAGAATTGTGATTCATTTTACGTTTTAAAAGTTTGATTTGTACTAAGATGAGTTTATGATCGGAGTTATATATAAGTCTAGATTGAGACTAAATAAAGATAGAAGTAGATTTTGAACGAATTTAAAATTGACTTTGAATTATATAATAGGTTAAGTTCAGAGCAGGTTTGACAAGTTTGGGACGGATTAGGTCTTAAATAGGGTCCAAAGAGAATATTTGTGTCAGGTTTAGGGTGGGTATGGGTTTAAAGACCCTAGACCCaaacccatttatttttttggacttCAACTCGGACTTTGATCCACTAAATCTCAAAAATTGGAAATATACCCTAAAAATAGGGGCGGGTCTAGGGTGGATCCAATAGGATCCTGGAACCATGAACATCCATTATTTGATTTTGGTCCAAATCAATTTCGATTTGGTCCAAGTTTGCATCTGTGCATACCCCTACACCCTATACATGAATTAAATAACTCAACTAGTACaaattataagaatataaactctttattttaaaatcgtCTCATTAAAAGACAATCTTTCACATATGAACCCATATAGCCTTGCCCCATTCAAATTTTCTCTCAAGTTTTGCCACTAGTCTTTATGACTCTATTCTCACCCAAAAGAAAATTGATTCTTAAAATGATGCACAAACGCACGGGGCCTATAACTTTGGTCTTTGAGGATGAAAAATGTCCATAATAACTACTAACCTCTAACAAGCAAGTAGAATTATATACAAGTGGAAATTAAGAATAGTCATACCTCAAAGGCTAAAACACAGCATCAAGCCTTCTACTCccctttttttatttctatctGTCATTCCACCTAACTTTAGCAGGGCTTTTAAGTTTATGTATTTAATTGAGGATGAATATTTATTGTGATTAGTTGAAAAACTAGCCCACTCCTATTTAGGGTTGTTTGGAAGTATTCAAGGGTAATTGCTAATGGTAGCTAGAGAGATACTACATATATTTGTATGGACTATACTTTATGGTTAAGACAATATTAGACATTGCTTATACAATAATCACATCTGAAAGAATTATGGATTGACCTGGTGGTTGAAAACAGCCTTACCCGAATAAAAGAAATGACACTAAAAAGTGCTACATACCCTTAAAATGGAtgtattataaattttgtattatgtcaagaaaaagaataaatagAAGAGAAATAATGAAGTCTAATTAGGAAGTAGTTTGTGGGCattatgaaaaatgaataaggtgGAGGAGAATTTAAGAAGGGGGGCTAGGATAGGTCAAGATTGGGTGAGCAAACCAACCATAATGTGTTAAGAATTTTATGCAGGATTTCTAATTTATCTTCATTTGTTGGTTGAAGATAGTCAAGATACTATCTATTCATAATATTATATCTACAAATGTATTACTCTTCTTCATTATCGTAATAATTAAGTACCTCTATAGACTCCGCCTAAAACGGAgtttgaagaatgaaatgtATACGACGTTTTGAGTAGAAGGCAAAACGATAATATTAACGTTTTTCTCTAGTTTCAGCAACATGGTCAATAGGTGTACAAGTTTAACGCTGCATTATggatacaaaataaaaaagtgcTACCGCTTGAGTTTTAGCATACTTAACTATTGTCGTATGGAAtattctattactttattattattattatattattattattatcatctatTGGTATATGTCATGGTAGGATGGAGGGATGGCCGAATGGTCCAAAACTATCAATTacggaaaaaaaatcaaacctaGTTTTATAGTAATGAGAAACAAAAAGGGTTTATTGCTCTACCAGCTTGATGAAAAAGCATACAACAACACATATTATTGGTAGCCTGTTTATTTAACTGTCTTACAACTACCTAAAGGCTAAAGGATACCTATGTTGACAAGTATTTTATAGTTGACTAGCTCGTAGCTCTACATCAAttgtaattaaatataaattaacacTAATCCAAAAACTTGggctaaatttttattaaaattttgaataacttCTAATCTGATCGGTGCTAGCTAGGTAGTTGTGCATGTAAGATTTGTTATCagtctaattattttttttttttgaataaattaattcTTATTTATGAGTAATTGTGATTGtacaattattattgttagataTCTAACTGTCTAATTagctatataatttattattgaaaCGATTATGATAACTATTTAAGTATTATTTGTTGAGAAAAATTGTAgcaaaaatcataaaatgttACTCTCTTTTATTATAATCGAATGTTTCACT
This genomic window contains:
- the LOC130811327 gene encoding cytochrome P450 86A8, coding for MDVYVGLILFSAITSYLLWFTYISRSLRGPRVWPLVGSLPGLIENFERMHDWMADNLRACGGTYQTCICAIPFLARKQIVTVTCDPRNLEHILKTRFDNYPKGPTWQAVFHDLLGYGIFNSDGDTWLFQRKTAALEFTTRTLRQAMARWVNRSINARLCPILESAQSQAEPVDLQDLMLRLTFDNICGLAFARDPHTLAPGLPENVFANAFDRGTEASLQRFIFPEIIWRLRKWLRLGLEVSLSRSLVQIDTYLSDVIETRKQELMNRQSDYDDLLSRFMRRKEYASYSDKFLQHVALNFILAGRDTSSVAMSWFFWLIMQNPKVEEKILLEICTVLMETRGDDMSKWTDQPLDFTEVDRLVYLKAALSETLRLYPSVPEDSKYALSDDVLPDGTFVPAGSSISYSIYSAGRMQSTWGDNCLEFKPERWISPKGKFMTHDPFKFVAFNAGPRICLGKDLAYLQMKSVAASVLLRHRLALVPGHKIEQKMSITLFMKYGLKVNVHPRDLTQVIANLKQKRENLLSE